From a single Lolium rigidum isolate FL_2022 chromosome 7, APGP_CSIRO_Lrig_0.1, whole genome shotgun sequence genomic region:
- the LOC124678014 gene encoding serine carboxypeptidase-like 18, which translates to MIGRILLPLCFFFSIGLTAQQLVLAAAASSSKVVTTLPGFDGLLPFHLETGYVEVDEVNGAELFYYFVGSEAGGEDAPFLLWLTGGDHCSVLSGLALEIGPFQFVIEPYNGTVPSLQLNPYSWTKVANILFVDSPVGAGFSFSRKPEGYNVGDVSASLQLHELLIKWFTDHPAFLANHLYIGGDSYAGKIVPFIAQKISEGVEAGRSPHLNLKGYLVGNPATGEIIDYSAAVPYAHGVGIMSDQLYETIGGHCHGEDYKYPTNALCAQALDTYKSLLSEVRWGQILLDNCGGFTSTGPGREMDDSAGAGRKILSEEKDGAETVKRLRNPPPSPTLDCQTYGIYLSYFWANDQGTRDALGIKDGTVEEWVRCHNGDMPYTTDIRSSIKYHRNVTANGYRALVYSGDHDAMVPHLGTQAWVRSLGFPIVDDWRAWHLQGQSAGFTITYSNNMTFATIKGAGHTAPEFEPERCFAMFSRWILNQQL; encoded by the exons ATGATCGGACGGATTCTCCTGCCgctctgcttcttcttctcgaTCGGCCTCACCGCACAGCAGCTCGTCCTCGCTGCGGCTGCCTCTAGTTCGAAGGTAGTAACTACCCTCCCTGGATTCGACGGCCTCCTTCCCTTCCACCTCGAGACTGG TTACGTGGAAGTGGATGAGGTCAACGGCGCGGAGCTATTCTACTACTTCGTCGGGTCGGAAGCCGGCGGCGAGGATGCTCCTTTTCTTCTGTGGCTCACCGGCGGCGACCATTGCTCCGTACTCAGCGGCCTTGCCTTGGAGATTG GCCCATTCCAATTCGTCATAGAGCCTTATAATGGCACCGTACCGAGCCTGCAACTCAACCCGTACTCGTGGACGAAG GTGGCAAATATTCTTTTTGTCGATTCGCCGGTTGGGGCGGGATTTTCCTTTTCTAGAAAACCTGAAGGTTACAATGTTGGGGATGTATCAGCCTCACTGCAGCTCCATGAACTCCTCATCAAG TGGTTCACCGACCATCCGGCGTTCCTCGCAAATCATCTCTATATCGGGGGAGACTCCTACGCTGGGAAAATAGTGCCATTTATCGCACAAAAAATTTCAGAAG GTGTTGAAGCTGGAAGGAGCCCCCATCTCAATCTCAAG GGCTATCTAGTGGGCAATCCGGCAACAGGTGAAATAATTGATTATAGCGCTGCAGTTCCATATGCTCACGGAGTTGGCATAATGTCAGATCAGTTATATGAG ACCATAGGTGGGCATTGCCATGGAGAAGACTACAAGTATCCCACCAATGCGTTATGTGCTCAAGCTTTGGATACGTACAAAAGT CTCCTCTCTGAAGTTAGATGGGGCCAAATATTGTTGGACAACTGTGGTGGTTTTACATCTACTGGACCGGGTAGAGAAATGGACGATTCAGCTGGTGCTGGTAGGAAAATTCTAAGTGAGGAGAAAGATGGAGCCGAAACGGTGAAACGTCTTAGAAATCCACCACCTAGCCCGACACTTGACTGTCAG ACCTATGGCATCTACCTGTCGTATTTCTGGGCAAATGACCAGGGCACCCGAGACGCCCTCGGGATCAAGGACGGCACCGTGGAGGAGTGGGTGAGATGCCACAACGGCGACATGCCATACACCACAGACATCAGGAGCAGCATCAAGTACCACCGGAACGTCACGGCCAATGGTTACCGCGCACTGGTATACAG CGGCGACCATGATGCGATGGTGCCTCACCTGGGGACGCAGGCGTGGGTGAGGTCACTCGGCTTCCCGATTGTTGACGACTGGAGGGCATGGCATCTCCAAGGACAGTCTGCCGG GTTCACCATAACTTACTCGAACAACATGACATTCGCAACTATTAAG GGAGCTGGACACACGGCGCCTGAGTTTGAGCCGGAGAGGTGCTTTGCCATGTTTAGCCGTTGGATACTGAATCAGCAACTCTAG